One window of Halopseudomonas maritima genomic DNA carries:
- a CDS encoding Hpt domain-containing protein, producing the protein MVESVQDVNPTVLQALRELMQDDYALLLQTFLADAELRLRQLRSALSADDMDAFRQAAHSFKGSCGNMGAEVLEQACLEAEAAGLAGDRAGAASSLTLIEQGFTRLQPLLR; encoded by the coding sequence ATGGTTGAGTCCGTGCAAGATGTGAATCCAACGGTGCTGCAGGCACTGCGAGAGTTGATGCAGGACGATTACGCGCTGCTGCTGCAAACCTTTCTGGCCGATGCTGAGCTGCGCCTGCGCCAGTTGCGCAGTGCTTTGTCGGCTGACGATATGGACGCTTTCCGCCAGGCTGCGCACAGCTTTAAGGGCAGCTGCGGCAATATGGGAGCTGAAGTATTGGAGCAGGCCTGCCTTGAGGCTGAAGCCGCCGGGCTGGCGGGAGACCGCGCTGGTGCCGCCAGTTCGCTGACGTTGATCGAGCAGGGGTTTACCAGGCTGCAGCCGCTGTTGCGTTGA
- the fliO gene encoding flagellar biosynthetic protein FliO, which translates to MRALLALVAAVPLPLLAQTAEPAAAAASNVGSASLAAQLSQLALGLLVVVGLIFLLGWLLRRVGPMAAQGGQHIRLLSSLPLGPRDRLLLVDVGGTQMLLGTSPGRINTLHVFDQPVADLAQAAASNSDFARKLQALLKRDQTP; encoded by the coding sequence ATGCGAGCCTTGCTGGCGCTTGTGGCCGCCGTGCCGCTGCCGCTTCTGGCGCAGACCGCTGAGCCGGCGGCGGCTGCCGCGTCCAATGTCGGCAGCGCGTCGCTGGCCGCCCAGCTGAGCCAGCTGGCGCTCGGCCTGCTGGTGGTGGTAGGGCTGATCTTTCTGCTGGGGTGGTTGCTGCGCCGGGTTGGGCCGATGGCGGCGCAGGGCGGCCAGCACATTCGGTTGCTAAGCAGTTTGCCATTAGGGCCGCGTGATCGGTTGTTGCTGGTTGATGTGGGCGGCACCCAGATGCTGCTGGGCACCTCACCTGGCCGAATCAACACCCTGCACGTATTTGACCAGCCGGTGGCTGATCTTGCCCAGGCGGCCGCCAGCAACAGTGACTTTGCCCGCAAGTTGCAGGCACTACTGAAACGGGATCAAACCCCATGA
- a CDS encoding flagellar hook-length control protein FliK, with product MPIGQNLLALFNTGFSRNALPELGGARAGGADAEAVAAFSAILAEQTPAQLDALMVELNAVVGTDAGATPELAEFADSGKELPMQVQSWLQQLSQMLPGEQAESAETSVADSASSASSLAEDPSVLAEISAQWQRWLAQLPPESAAAEPAESVAAVPGASSLALAASEAGKLSAPASGSDTSDVAPVRAGVALSELVSQLRAALRGAEAQANADVQPAAASTSVQPGRVAGAESAQRQLQDTTQPQQRVQAAVSQPLEAGSLGRMVEQLEARLAGNAGRTDAESGDAGKSIAAAQLQQSGQAALSARPVTAPTQSLGVPMGQAGWSEAVVNKVMWMSSQNLQSVEIQLDPAELGPLEIKIQTRGQEHQVQFVSQHAGVRDALEGQMYRLREMFTQQGVGQLDVNVSDGSSQQRQSDGGLLAQGDGRGSEQRGGTGNGLGGLPEENPVAEQLSPQALLAHARLVDYYA from the coding sequence ATGCCTATTGGGCAAAATCTGCTGGCGCTATTCAATACCGGTTTTTCGCGCAATGCGCTGCCTGAGTTAGGCGGGGCCAGGGCTGGAGGCGCCGACGCTGAAGCGGTTGCTGCGTTTTCTGCGATTCTGGCAGAGCAGACGCCGGCGCAGCTGGATGCGCTAATGGTCGAGCTTAATGCGGTGGTTGGCACTGACGCAGGGGCGACTCCCGAGCTTGCCGAGTTTGCCGACAGCGGCAAGGAATTGCCGATGCAGGTGCAATCTTGGTTGCAGCAACTGTCGCAGATGTTGCCCGGCGAACAAGCCGAATCGGCTGAGACCTCGGTGGCCGACAGCGCGAGCAGCGCATCCTCGTTGGCCGAAGACCCCTCGGTGCTGGCCGAGATCAGTGCCCAGTGGCAACGCTGGCTGGCCCAGCTGCCACCTGAGTCTGCAGCGGCCGAGCCCGCGGAGTCAGTCGCTGCCGTGCCCGGCGCCTCATCGTTGGCCTTGGCTGCGAGCGAAGCCGGGAAGCTGAGCGCGCCGGCCAGCGGCAGCGACACAAGTGACGTCGCGCCTGTGCGAGCCGGCGTTGCCCTGTCTGAGTTGGTGTCGCAGTTGCGAGCCGCGCTGCGTGGCGCAGAGGCCCAGGCCAACGCTGATGTGCAGCCGGCAGCTGCCAGTACTAGCGTTCAGCCGGGCCGCGTCGCTGGTGCCGAGTCTGCGCAACGTCAGTTGCAGGACACTACTCAGCCGCAGCAGCGAGTGCAGGCCGCGGTATCCCAGCCGCTTGAGGCGGGCAGCCTGGGCCGTATGGTTGAGCAATTAGAGGCGCGCCTTGCTGGTAATGCCGGGCGAACCGACGCGGAGAGTGGCGATGCGGGTAAGTCGATCGCGGCAGCGCAGCTTCAGCAGAGCGGGCAGGCGGCCCTGAGCGCGCGTCCGGTCACTGCGCCGACGCAAAGCCTGGGAGTGCCCATGGGGCAGGCGGGCTGGAGCGAGGCGGTGGTCAACAAGGTGATGTGGATGTCCAGTCAGAACCTGCAATCGGTGGAGATACAGCTCGACCCAGCTGAATTGGGCCCGCTGGAGATCAAGATTCAGACGCGTGGGCAGGAGCATCAGGTGCAGTTTGTCAGCCAGCACGCCGGGGTACGTGATGCGCTAGAAGGGCAGATGTATCGCTTGCGCGAGATGTTTACCCAGCAGGGTGTTGGCCAACTGGATGTCAATGTTTCCGATGGTTCCTCGCAGCAGCGTCAAAGTGACGGCGGCCTGCTGGCCCAAGGCGATGGGCGGGGTAGTGAGCAGCGTGGCGGTACCGGCAATGGGCTGGGCGGGCTGCCTGAGGAGAACCCGGTTGCCGAACAGCTGTCGCCGCAAGCGCTGCTGGCCCATGCCCGTTTGGTTGATTACTACGCCTGA
- the fliH gene encoding flagellar assembly protein FliH, with the protein MSQVKNESELLRSSEVSGFSRWDLPSFDEAPHQVALERDAPEVGEPEEHEEPDIEVEEVKPFTVEELEQIRQEAYNEGFSTGEKDGFHAGQLKGQQEARSALEARLGEIEQLMAQLMAPLQQQDEQIEDMLLMLLEQMLRQLLQREVLVDRTQVVTVLRGALKALPVGAENIRIYLNPKDFDAIKALRERHEENWRLLEDDGLMPGGCRIETEHSQVDATLETRFQQLLAQLQEQQREQRAHPPEPDLPVTGDVEPS; encoded by the coding sequence ATGTCGCAAGTCAAGAATGAGAGCGAGCTGCTGCGCAGCAGCGAGGTGTCGGGCTTCAGTCGCTGGGACCTGCCCAGTTTTGACGAGGCGCCGCATCAGGTTGCGCTGGAGCGTGACGCCCCCGAAGTCGGCGAACCGGAGGAGCACGAGGAGCCCGACATCGAGGTGGAGGAGGTCAAACCCTTTACCGTTGAAGAATTGGAGCAGATTCGTCAGGAGGCCTACAACGAAGGCTTCTCCACCGGTGAAAAGGACGGTTTCCACGCCGGCCAGCTCAAGGGGCAGCAGGAAGCCCGTAGCGCGCTTGAGGCCCGTCTGGGTGAAATAGAGCAGCTGATGGCCCAGTTGATGGCGCCGCTGCAGCAGCAGGATGAGCAGATTGAAGACATGCTGCTGATGCTGCTGGAGCAGATGCTGCGCCAGTTGCTGCAACGTGAAGTGCTGGTTGACCGAACCCAGGTGGTGACTGTTCTGCGCGGCGCGCTCAAGGCGCTGCCGGTGGGCGCAGAAAATATCCGTATCTACCTTAACCCCAAAGACTTCGACGCCATCAAGGCGCTGCGCGAGCGGCACGAGGAAAACTGGCGGCTGCTGGAAGACGATGGTTTGATGCCGGGCGGCTGCCGTATCGAAACTGAACACAGCCAGGTAGACGCTACCCTGGAAACCCGATTTCAGCAGTTGCTGGCGCAGTTGCAGGAACAGCAGCGCGAGCAACGTGCCCACCCGCCTGAACCTGATCTGCCCGTGACCGGCGACGTTGAGCCATCATGA
- the fliQ gene encoding flagellar biosynthesis protein FliQ, with the protein MTPEVAVDLFRQALWLTSVVVAIVVVPSLLIGLIVAMFQAATQINEQTLSFLPRLLITFLTLIWLGPWLAAQMIEFTDTLYRQIPGLIG; encoded by the coding sequence ATGACCCCGGAAGTGGCGGTAGATCTGTTTCGTCAGGCGCTTTGGCTGACCTCGGTGGTGGTGGCCATTGTGGTTGTGCCTAGCCTGCTTATTGGCCTGATCGTGGCCATGTTTCAGGCCGCGACCCAGATCAACGAGCAAACGCTCAGCTTCCTGCCGCGCCTGCTGATCACCTTTCTCACGCTGATCTGGCTGGGGCCCTGGCTGGCGGCGCAGATGATCGAGTTCACCGATACGCTGTATCGGCAGATTCCTGGACTGATCGGCTGA
- the fliI gene encoding flagellar protein export ATPase FliI, giving the protein MSRVERVSFARRLSRYQSALQLPTQPVVEGRLIRMVGLTLEAEGCKAPVGSRCLVMSDTAQGQTQIEAEVMGFAGHKIYLMPVDRLEGLQPGARVVPSAGGGKLPMGSAMLGRVVDGIGRPLDGKGSFKADDWVDLNGPTINPLKRHPIEEPLNVGIRSINSLLTVGRGQRLGLFAGSGVGKSMLLGMMTRFTDADITIVGLVGERGREVKEFIEQILGEKGMARSVVVASPADDAPLMRLRAAMYCTRIAEYFRDQGKNVLLLMDSLTRFAQAQREIALAIGEPPATKGYPPSVFAKLPQLVERAGNAEQGGGSITAFYTVLSEGDDQQDPIADASRAILDGHVVLSRRLAEEGHYPAIDIEASISRAMPQIVSAEQLQKAQLFKQLYARYQQSRDLISVGAYSAGSDPLTDKAMEKMPSMQAFLRQGLHDSVNLTESQSALEQTLSNE; this is encoded by the coding sequence ATGAGCCGCGTGGAACGAGTCAGTTTTGCGCGGCGGCTGTCGCGCTATCAATCCGCCCTGCAGCTGCCGACGCAGCCGGTCGTCGAAGGGCGCCTTATTCGCATGGTCGGCCTGACCCTGGAGGCCGAGGGGTGCAAGGCGCCAGTCGGCAGCCGCTGCCTGGTGATGAGCGACACCGCCCAGGGCCAGACCCAGATTGAAGCCGAAGTCATGGGCTTTGCCGGCCACAAGATTTACCTGATGCCGGTGGACCGTCTTGAGGGTTTGCAGCCGGGCGCCCGGGTGGTGCCCTCGGCCGGTGGTGGGAAGTTGCCCATGGGCTCGGCCATGCTGGGCCGGGTGGTAGACGGCATCGGTCGGCCGCTGGACGGCAAGGGCAGCTTCAAGGCTGACGACTGGGTCGACCTCAATGGCCCAACCATCAACCCGCTCAAGCGCCACCCCATTGAGGAGCCGCTGAACGTTGGTATTCGCTCGATCAATAGCCTGCTGACCGTCGGGCGCGGCCAGCGGCTTGGCCTGTTTGCGGGCAGCGGCGTGGGCAAGAGTATGCTGCTGGGCATGATGACGCGCTTCACCGATGCCGATATCACCATTGTTGGTCTGGTGGGTGAGCGTGGTCGCGAGGTCAAGGAGTTCATCGAGCAGATTCTTGGCGAAAAAGGCATGGCCCGCTCGGTGGTGGTTGCCTCGCCAGCTGACGATGCCCCGCTGATGCGGTTGCGCGCAGCCATGTATTGCACGCGCATTGCTGAGTACTTCCGCGATCAGGGCAAGAACGTGCTGTTGCTGATGGATTCGCTGACGCGCTTTGCCCAGGCCCAGCGGGAGATTGCCTTGGCCATTGGTGAGCCGCCGGCTACCAAGGGGTATCCGCCATCGGTGTTTGCCAAGTTGCCACAGTTGGTTGAGCGGGCCGGCAACGCCGAGCAGGGCGGCGGCTCGATTACCGCCTTTTACACCGTGTTGTCCGAGGGTGATGACCAGCAGGACCCGATTGCCGACGCCTCGCGCGCGATCCTAGATGGCCACGTGGTGCTGTCTCGGCGTTTGGCCGAAGAGGGGCATTACCCGGCCATTGATATCGAGGCGTCGATTAGTCGAGCGATGCCGCAGATTGTATCGGCCGAGCAACTTCAGAAGGCGCAGCTGTTCAAGCAGCTCTACGCGCGTTATCAGCAGAGCCGTGACCTGATCAGCGTGGGCGCCTACTCGGCCGGCTCAGATCCCTTGACTGACAAGGCCATGGAGAAAATGCCGTCTATGCAAGCCTTCTTGCGTCAGGGGCTGCACGATAGCGTCAATTTGACCGAGAGCCAGAGCGCGCTCGAGCAGACCCTGAGCAATGAGTGA
- the fliM gene encoding flagellar motor switch protein FliM: protein MAVQDLLSQDEIDALLHGVDDGAIDTDVESEPGSIKSYDLTSQDRIVRGRMPTLEMINERFARYTRISMFNLMRRSADVAVGGVQVMKFGEYVHSLYVPTSLNLVKMKPLRGTALFILDAKLVFKLVDNFFGGDGRHAKIEGREFTPTELRVVRMVLDQAFIDLKEAWQAVQDVQFEYVNSEVNPALANIVSPSEVVVVSTFHIELDGGGGDLHVTFPYSMIEPLREVLDSGVQSDVDEHDERWVRALREEITGVKVPLSATVVKTQLRLKDLMSMQAGDVIPVEMPEHMVLCANGVPTFKSKLGSVKGNLALQILGPVVRPR, encoded by the coding sequence ATGGCCGTACAGGATCTGCTGTCACAGGATGAGATCGATGCCCTGCTGCATGGGGTAGACGATGGCGCCATCGACACGGATGTCGAGAGTGAACCGGGGTCGATCAAGAGTTATGACCTGACCAGCCAGGACCGTATTGTACGTGGGCGCATGCCTACGCTCGAGATGATCAACGAGCGCTTTGCCCGCTATACCCGCATCAGCATGTTCAACCTGATGCGCCGTTCCGCCGATGTGGCTGTGGGCGGCGTGCAGGTGATGAAATTTGGCGAGTACGTGCACTCGCTCTACGTGCCCACCAGCCTCAACCTGGTGAAGATGAAGCCGCTGCGTGGTACCGCGCTGTTTATTCTCGACGCCAAGCTGGTGTTCAAGCTGGTGGACAATTTCTTCGGCGGTGACGGTCGCCACGCCAAAATCGAAGGTCGTGAATTTACCCCGACCGAGCTTCGCGTTGTCCGCATGGTGCTGGATCAGGCCTTCATCGACCTTAAGGAAGCCTGGCAGGCGGTGCAGGACGTGCAGTTCGAGTACGTCAACTCCGAAGTTAACCCGGCGCTGGCGAACATCGTCAGCCCCAGCGAAGTGGTAGTGGTGTCTACCTTTCACATCGAGCTTGATGGTGGTGGCGGTGACCTGCATGTGACCTTCCCCTATTCGATGATCGAGCCGCTGCGTGAAGTGCTGGACTCGGGTGTCCAGTCCGACGTAGACGAGCACGATGAGCGCTGGGTGCGCGCACTGCGCGAGGAAATTACCGGGGTCAAGGTGCCGCTGAGCGCCACCGTGGTGAAAACCCAGCTGCGCCTCAAGGATCTGATGAGTATGCAGGCCGGTGATGTGATTCCGGTAGAGATGCCAGAGCACATGGTGCTGTGCGCCAACGGCGTGCCGACCTTCAAGAGCAAGCTGGGTTCGGTCAAGGGGAACCTGGCGCTACAGATTTTGGGTCCGGTCGTGCGTCCGCGCTGA
- a CDS encoding STAS domain-containing protein encodes MSIQASMSADSQVLTINVKGRFDFGAHQDFRNAYERSGLTPRQYVVDLHETDYIDSSALGMLLLLRDHAGGDSADIRIVHCNPDVRKVLSISNFEQLFSIE; translated from the coding sequence ATGTCGATCCAGGCGTCCATGTCGGCTGACAGCCAGGTACTGACCATCAACGTCAAGGGCCGTTTTGATTTCGGCGCACATCAGGACTTTCGCAACGCCTACGAGCGCAGCGGCCTGACTCCCCGCCAATATGTCGTCGATCTTCACGAGACCGACTATATCGACAGCTCGGCACTAGGCATGCTGCTGCTGCTGCGCGACCACGCCGGTGGCGACAGTGCTGATATCCGCATCGTTCATTGCAACCCGGATGTGCGCAAGGTGCTGAGCATCTCCAACTTCGAACAGCTGTTCAGCATCGAGTGA
- the fliN gene encoding flagellar motor switch protein FliN gives MAEDKQPDEISPEEQALADEWAAALDEAGNAEQDDIDAMLEQSNAQPRMPMEEFNAPARAGGEDFDPGDSPNLDVILDIPVTISMEVGNTDITIRNLLQLNQGSVVELDRLAGEPLDVKVNGTLIAHGEVVVVNEKFGIRLTDVISPSERIKKLR, from the coding sequence ATGGCTGAGGACAAACAACCCGACGAGATCAGCCCGGAAGAGCAGGCGCTGGCCGATGAGTGGGCGGCGGCTCTGGACGAGGCGGGTAACGCCGAACAGGATGATATCGACGCCATGCTCGAGCAGAGCAACGCCCAGCCGCGTATGCCGATGGAAGAGTTCAACGCGCCGGCGCGCGCTGGCGGCGAAGATTTTGATCCGGGCGATAGCCCGAACCTGGATGTCATTCTCGACATTCCGGTGACCATTTCCATGGAAGTAGGTAACACCGATATCACCATTCGCAACCTGCTGCAGCTCAACCAGGGCTCAGTGGTTGAGTTGGATCGCTTGGCTGGCGAGCCGCTGGATGTGAAGGTCAACGGCACGCTGATTGCCCACGGTGAGGTGGTGGTGGTGAACGAAAAGTTTGGCATCCGCCTGACTGACGTGATCAGCCCCTCCGAACGTATCAAGAAGCTGCGCTGA
- a CDS encoding fused response regulator/phosphatase: MQGAGNLPLPADPQAAPLLVLVADDNPTDRLILGRLVERLGHQVCLAEDGAQAVALFDERRPDLVLLDALMPIMDGFEAARRIKRSAGEDLVPVIFLTSLTETDALVKCLEAGGDDFLTKPYNPVILDAKIRAFRRMREMHQTLQSQRDVIAAQHRSLVRDQELAKIIFDRVAHSGALSDSSLRYLQSAYAMFNGDILLAAHRPSGEMHLLLGDFTGHGLSAAIGAMPLAEVFYAMTAKGYSLRDILLELNGKLASILPVGIFCCAVLIEVNPSKGLVEIWNGGLPEVMILGRQGELLQRVPSVHLPLGVASRERFNPNPLVLVMHPGERLLCWTDGVIESRNGAGQQFGDGGVTQVIEAHHGQPDELFDGLLTALARFHGSPEDDVSLLQVVMPERDRLFEPMALSPGGDTDVLQDWRLSYTFRAQAIRTQNPLPFVLQKLLSIAGLRPRAGAIFTVLSELYSNALEHGLLQLDSAWKQDSNGFAFYYQERSERLAQLRAGWIRLGIDHQPAAEGGGTLVLTCEDSGDGFSPVCAAADYAGRGLALVAALADELAISEQGSRVRVAFHWHLGHTPDAIPAQG, encoded by the coding sequence ATGCAGGGCGCGGGTAATCTTCCCCTGCCGGCTGACCCACAGGCCGCGCCTTTGCTGGTTTTGGTCGCCGACGATAACCCCACGGACCGGTTGATTCTTGGCCGCCTGGTCGAGCGTTTGGGCCATCAGGTGTGCCTGGCGGAGGACGGCGCCCAGGCGGTGGCGCTGTTTGACGAGCGCCGCCCTGACCTTGTGCTGCTGGACGCTCTGATGCCGATTATGGACGGGTTTGAAGCGGCCCGCCGGATCAAGCGCAGCGCCGGTGAAGACCTGGTGCCGGTGATATTCCTCACCAGCCTGACCGAGACCGATGCGCTGGTGAAGTGCCTGGAAGCTGGCGGCGACGACTTTCTGACCAAACCTTACAACCCGGTGATTCTCGACGCCAAGATTCGCGCTTTCAGGCGCATGCGTGAGATGCATCAGACCCTGCAAAGTCAGCGTGATGTCATCGCAGCCCAGCATCGCAGCCTGGTGCGCGATCAGGAGCTGGCGAAGATCATCTTTGACCGCGTGGCCCATTCCGGCGCCTTGAGTGACAGCAGCTTGCGCTACCTGCAGTCAGCGTACGCGATGTTCAACGGCGACATTCTGCTGGCCGCACACCGGCCTTCCGGTGAGATGCACCTGCTGCTCGGCGACTTCACTGGTCACGGTCTGTCGGCGGCGATTGGTGCCATGCCGCTGGCCGAAGTGTTTTATGCCATGACCGCCAAGGGCTACTCCTTGCGCGACATTTTGCTGGAGCTCAATGGCAAGCTGGCCAGTATTTTGCCGGTGGGTATCTTTTGTTGCGCAGTGCTGATTGAGGTCAACCCCAGCAAGGGGCTGGTGGAAATCTGGAATGGTGGCTTGCCGGAGGTGATGATTCTCGGCCGGCAAGGCGAATTACTGCAGCGGGTGCCGTCGGTCCATTTACCGCTTGGGGTCGCCAGCCGTGAGCGCTTCAACCCGAACCCGCTGGTGCTGGTCATGCACCCGGGCGAGCGCCTGTTGTGTTGGACCGACGGCGTGATAGAAAGCCGCAACGGCGCTGGCCAGCAGTTTGGCGATGGGGGGGTGACCCAGGTGATCGAGGCGCACCACGGCCAGCCAGATGAGCTGTTTGATGGCTTGCTCACTGCACTGGCTCGCTTTCACGGCAGCCCGGAAGACGACGTCAGCCTGCTGCAGGTAGTAATGCCGGAGCGTGACCGGCTATTTGAGCCGATGGCGCTTTCGCCGGGTGGCGACACCGATGTCCTGCAGGACTGGCGACTCAGTTACACCTTCCGGGCGCAAGCCATACGCACCCAAAATCCGCTGCCGTTTGTGCTGCAAAAGCTGTTGAGCATCGCAGGCCTGCGGCCACGCGCCGGGGCCATCTTTACCGTGTTGAGCGAGTTGTATAGCAACGCGCTGGAGCATGGTTTGCTGCAACTGGATTCGGCCTGGAAGCAAGACTCCAACGGGTTTGCCTTCTACTACCAGGAGCGCAGCGAGCGTTTGGCGCAGCTGCGCGCTGGCTGGATTCGGTTGGGCATCGATCATCAGCCCGCCGCCGAGGGAGGCGGAACCCTGGTGTTGACCTGTGAGGACAGCGGCGATGGCTTTTCCCCGGTCTGCGCCGCCGCCGATTATGCGGGGCGTGGCTTGGCTTTGGTGGCTGCTTTGGCCGACGAGTTGGCAATCAGCGAACAAGGCAGTCGGGTCAGGGTGGCCTTCCACTGGCACCTTGGGCATACTCCCGATGCGATACCGGCTCAGGGTTGA
- the fliP gene encoding flagellar type III secretion system pore protein FliP (The bacterial flagellar biogenesis protein FliP forms a type III secretion system (T3SS)-type pore required for flagellar assembly.) produces the protein MMRWLGLLLLLLAPSVWAQTAADPLSMPAITLSTDAEGQQTYSVSLQILLLMSALTFIPAFVMMMTSFTRIIIVFAILRQALGLQQTPSSQILIGLALFLTLFIMAPVFSKINETALQPYLNEEMAPQQALETASLPLRDFMLAQTRETDLELFVRLAKRTDLAGPDDVPFHILVPAFVTSELKTAFQIGFMIFIPFLVIDLVVASVLMAMGMMMLSPLIISLPFKIMLFVLVDGWALIIGTLAASFAVT, from the coding sequence ATGATGCGCTGGTTGGGCTTGTTGCTTTTGCTGTTGGCTCCTTCGGTTTGGGCGCAGACGGCGGCCGATCCGCTGAGTATGCCGGCGATTACCCTGAGTACCGATGCCGAGGGGCAGCAGACCTACTCGGTCAGCCTGCAGATTCTGCTGCTGATGTCGGCGCTCACCTTTATTCCCGCGTTTGTAATGATGATGACCAGCTTTACCCGGATCATTATTGTGTTTGCAATTCTGCGCCAGGCGCTGGGGTTGCAGCAGACGCCATCCAGTCAGATCCTGATTGGTCTGGCGCTGTTCCTCACGCTGTTCATCATGGCGCCGGTGTTCAGCAAGATAAACGAAACCGCGCTGCAGCCGTATCTGAACGAGGAGATGGCTCCCCAGCAGGCGCTGGAGACCGCCAGCCTGCCCCTGCGCGACTTTATGTTGGCGCAGACCCGTGAGACTGATCTTGAGCTGTTTGTGCGGCTGGCCAAGCGCACCGATCTGGCTGGGCCGGACGATGTGCCGTTTCACATTCTGGTGCCGGCATTTGTTACCTCCGAGCTGAAAACCGCTTTCCAGATTGGTTTTATGATCTTTATCCCGTTTCTGGTGATCGATCTGGTGGTCGCCAGTGTCTTGATGGCGATGGGTATGATGATGCTGTCGCCGCTGATCATTTCCTTGCCATTCAAGATCATGCTGTTTGTTCTGGTGGATGGTTGGGCGCTGATCATCGGTACGCTGGCCGCCAGTTTTGCGGTGACATAG
- a CDS encoding flagellar basal body-associated FliL family protein encodes MAKQPSKSEDDLPEKPAKSRKKLFILVGIGLLALLLSAAGVAFFLLKGDDAPEEAAPAEPVKQVALYQSLEPAFVVNYAVGGRQRYMQVSVVLMSRDAAGMAKLNQHLPLIRNQLVMLFGSEEFETLATPEGKEALREKASLAVKALLEKEVGDPVIESVLFTNLVLQ; translated from the coding sequence ATGGCGAAGCAACCCTCAAAATCCGAAGACGATCTGCCGGAAAAGCCGGCCAAGAGCCGTAAGAAGCTGTTTATTCTGGTTGGTATTGGTTTGCTGGCCCTGCTGCTGTCGGCTGCCGGTGTGGCCTTCTTCTTGCTGAAAGGCGATGACGCACCGGAGGAGGCTGCGCCAGCCGAGCCGGTCAAGCAGGTCGCCTTGTATCAGTCACTGGAGCCGGCATTCGTTGTCAACTACGCGGTGGGCGGCCGGCAACGCTATATGCAGGTCAGCGTGGTGTTGATGAGCCGGGACGCCGCAGGCATGGCCAAGCTGAATCAACACTTGCCGCTGATCCGTAATCAGCTGGTGATGCTGTTTGGCAGCGAGGAGTTCGAGACACTGGCAACGCCGGAGGGTAAGGAAGCGCTGCGCGAGAAGGCCAGCCTGGCCGTCAAGGCGCTACTGGAGAAGGAAGTGGGTGACCCGGTTATTGAGTCGGTGCTGTTTACCAATCTGGTTCTGCAATAG
- the fliJ gene encoding flagellar export protein FliJ, whose translation MSETRIRRLAPVLDMALEEERKAATVLGQCQQQLDDASARLRDLEYYSSEYAKGWSQRGAQGVGRDWLMNYQRFMAQMEVAIEQQRQTVTWHGQSIERARENWRQRYQRLEALRKLIEKYRQEAQARADRQEQKLLDELSQRAHAQRTNNP comes from the coding sequence ATGAGTGAAACACGCATCCGACGCCTGGCGCCGGTGCTGGATATGGCGCTGGAGGAAGAGCGCAAGGCGGCCACCGTGCTTGGCCAGTGCCAACAGCAGCTGGATGACGCCAGTGCCCGTTTGCGTGACCTGGAGTACTACAGCAGCGAATATGCCAAGGGCTGGTCACAGCGCGGTGCTCAGGGTGTAGGGCGCGACTGGCTGATGAACTACCAGCGCTTTATGGCGCAAATGGAGGTCGCCATCGAGCAACAGCGACAGACCGTCACCTGGCATGGTCAGAGTATCGAGCGGGCGCGGGAGAACTGGCGTCAGCGCTATCAGCGTCTGGAAGCACTGCGCAAGCTGATCGAGAAATATCGACAGGAGGCCCAAGCCAGAGCGGACCGGCAGGAGCAGAAGCTGCTTGATGAGCTTTCCCAGCGTGCCCATGCACAACGCACAAATAATCCCTGA